The proteins below come from a single Crossiella sp. CA-258035 genomic window:
- the egtD gene encoding L-histidine N(alpha)-methyltransferase, whose product MTLPVLDIHLTENDAAAALRADVLSGLTANPKTLPPKWFYDERGSELFEQITALPEYYPTGAEREVLTAVAEEIAATTGAETMVELGSGSSAKTRLLLDALRANGSLRRFIPLDVSAAALVQSTQALTEDYPGLEIRGVVGDFTRHLDQLPVGGRRLVAFLGGTIGNLLPAERAEFFASVRATLKPGEWLLLGTDLVKDPDTLVRAYDDGQGVTAEFNRNVLRVLNRELAADFEVDAFEHVAVWDEDWEWIEMRLRATKAMSVRVEELGLEVKFDAGEELRTEVSAKFRQSGVRRELAATGFDLRKWWTDPAGRFGVSLARAEE is encoded by the coding sequence ATGACCCTGCCCGTGCTCGACATCCACCTGACCGAGAACGACGCGGCCGCCGCGCTGCGCGCCGATGTCCTCAGTGGACTGACCGCCAACCCGAAGACGTTGCCGCCCAAGTGGTTCTACGACGAGCGCGGCAGCGAGCTGTTCGAGCAGATCACCGCGCTGCCCGAGTACTACCCGACCGGGGCCGAACGCGAGGTGCTGACCGCGGTCGCGGAGGAGATCGCCGCGACCACCGGCGCGGAGACCATGGTCGAGCTCGGCTCCGGCTCCTCGGCCAAGACCCGACTGCTGCTGGACGCCTTGCGCGCCAACGGTTCCCTGCGCCGGTTCATCCCGCTGGACGTCTCAGCCGCCGCCCTGGTCCAGTCCACCCAGGCGCTGACCGAGGACTACCCCGGCCTGGAGATCCGCGGCGTGGTCGGCGACTTCACCCGCCACCTGGACCAGCTCCCGGTCGGCGGCAGGCGGCTGGTCGCCTTCCTGGGCGGCACCATCGGCAACCTGCTGCCCGCCGAACGCGCCGAGTTCTTCGCCAGCGTGCGCGCCACCCTCAAGCCGGGGGAGTGGCTGCTGCTGGGCACCGACCTGGTCAAGGACCCGGACACGCTGGTGCGGGCCTACGACGACGGCCAGGGGGTGACCGCGGAGTTCAACCGCAACGTGCTGCGCGTGCTCAACCGGGAGCTGGCGGCGGACTTCGAGGTGGACGCCTTCGAGCACGTCGCGGTCTGGGACGAGGACTGGGAGTGGATCGAGATGCGGCTGCGCGCCACCAAGGCGATGAGCGTGCGGGTCGAGGAGCTGGGCCTGGAGGTCAAGTTCGACGCGGGGGAGGAGCTGCGCACCGAGGTCTCGGCCAAGTTCCGCCAGTCCGGCGTCCGCCGCGAGCTCGCCGCAACAGGCTTCGACCTGCGCAAATGGTGGACCGACCCGGCCGGTAGGTTCGGGGTCTCGCTCGCCCGCGCCGAGGAGTAA
- the egtB gene encoding ergothioneine biosynthesis protein EgtB codes for MTINPIELPIEKLRGSVGDALQRARARSTTLTNSVDESELVKQHSKLMSPLIWDLAHIGNQEELWLVRDVGGREPVRSDIDELYDAFKHPRAGRPELPLLNPREARTYVREVREKVLDVLDTSPLEGGRLLDGAFAFGMIAQHEQQHDETMLATHQLRVGAAALHAPPPPDPPSDVDELPAEVLIPGGRFEMGTSTEAWALDNERPAHTVHVDPFFLDTTPVTNGAYREFIADGGYQDQRWWTEAGWAHRQRANLSAPLFWRADGHHGWLRRRFGVLETLPDDEPVVHVSFHEAKAYATWAGKRLPTEPEWEKAARFDPATGRSRRYPWGDEDPGPVHANLGQRHLRPAPAGSYPAGASPLGVRQLIGDVWEWVDSDFRPYPGFAAFPYREYSEVFFGGDYKMLRGGSFGTDQVAVRGTFRNWDHPIRRQIFSGFRCARDVRQGEVDR; via the coding sequence ATGACCATCAACCCGATCGAGCTGCCCATCGAGAAGCTACGCGGATCCGTCGGTGACGCCTTGCAACGCGCCCGCGCCCGCAGCACCACCCTGACCAACTCCGTGGACGAGTCCGAGCTGGTCAAGCAGCACTCGAAGCTGATGTCCCCGCTGATCTGGGACCTGGCGCACATCGGCAACCAGGAAGAGCTCTGGCTGGTCCGCGACGTCGGCGGCCGGGAGCCGGTCCGCTCCGACATCGACGAGCTCTACGACGCCTTCAAGCACCCGCGCGCGGGCCGCCCGGAGCTCCCGCTGCTCAACCCGCGCGAGGCCCGGACCTACGTGCGCGAGGTCCGGGAGAAGGTCCTGGACGTGCTGGACACCTCCCCGCTGGAGGGCGGGCGGCTCCTCGACGGCGCGTTCGCCTTCGGCATGATCGCCCAGCACGAGCAGCAGCACGACGAGACCATGCTGGCCACCCACCAGCTCCGCGTCGGCGCCGCCGCCCTGCACGCCCCGCCACCACCGGACCCACCGTCCGATGTGGACGAACTACCGGCCGAGGTGCTCATCCCGGGCGGCCGTTTCGAGATGGGCACCTCCACCGAGGCGTGGGCGCTGGACAACGAACGACCGGCGCACACCGTGCACGTGGACCCGTTCTTCCTGGACACCACCCCGGTCACCAACGGCGCCTACCGCGAGTTCATCGCCGACGGTGGCTACCAGGACCAGCGGTGGTGGACCGAGGCGGGCTGGGCACACCGCCAGCGCGCGAACCTCTCCGCCCCGCTGTTCTGGCGCGCCGACGGCCACCACGGCTGGCTGCGCCGCCGCTTCGGCGTGCTGGAGACCTTGCCGGACGACGAACCCGTGGTGCACGTGAGTTTCCACGAGGCCAAGGCCTACGCCACCTGGGCGGGCAAGCGGCTGCCGACCGAGCCGGAGTGGGAGAAGGCCGCCCGCTTCGACCCGGCCACCGGCCGCTCCCGCCGTTATCCCTGGGGCGATGAGGATCCCGGCCCCGTGCACGCCAACCTCGGCCAGCGGCACCTGCGACCCGCGCCTGCCGGGTCCTATCCGGCCGGGGCCTCCCCGCTGGGGGTGCGGCAGCTGATCGGCGATGTCTGGGAGTGGGTGGACAGCGACTTCCGGCCCTATCCCGGTTTCGCCGCCTTCCCCTACCGGGAGTACTCCGAGGTCTTCTTCGGCGGTGACTACAAGATGCTGCGCGGCGGCAGCTTCGGCACCGACCAGGTCGCGGTGCGCGGCACCTTCCGCAACTGGGACCACCCGATCCGCAGACAGATCTTCAGCGGGTTCAGGTGCGCACGCGATGTCCGCCAAGGGGAAGTGGACCGCTAG
- a CDS encoding nitroreductase family deazaflavin-dependent oxidoreductase produces MNLVRNLAVKLGRQEWFAKLGRNLVPLDVKIQQRTKGKISVSELLGLPALLLTTTGRKSGQPRSVPLLFVPYGEEFIVTGSNWGQQRHPAWSANLLANPEAEITLRAKRFPVTGRLVTGEERAKVWSEIVKVWPAYDTYAERAGDREIRVFLLRKK; encoded by the coding sequence ATGAATCTTGTTCGCAACCTGGCGGTCAAACTCGGCCGCCAGGAGTGGTTCGCCAAGCTCGGCCGCAACCTGGTCCCCCTGGATGTCAAGATCCAGCAGCGCACCAAGGGCAAGATCAGCGTCTCCGAGCTGCTCGGCCTGCCCGCGCTGCTGCTGACCACCACCGGCCGCAAGAGCGGTCAGCCGAGGTCGGTGCCGCTGCTGTTCGTGCCCTACGGCGAGGAGTTCATCGTCACCGGCTCGAACTGGGGCCAGCAGCGCCACCCGGCCTGGTCGGCGAACCTGCTGGCGAACCCCGAAGCGGAGATCACCCTGCGCGCCAAGCGGTTCCCGGTGACCGGCCGCCTGGTCACCGGCGAGGAGCGGGCCAAGGTCTGGTCCGAGATCGTCAAGGTCTGGCCCGCCTACGACACCTACGCCGAACGCGCGGGCGACCGGGAGATCCGAGTCTTCCTGCTCCGGAAGAAGTAA
- the egtC gene encoding ergothioneine biosynthesis protein EgtC, with protein sequence MCRHLAYLGPAMPLANLVLTPPHSLLRQSWAPADMRGGGTVNADGYGVGWYPTPGADPVRHRSARPLWTDTSFASWAGAVSSGAVLAAVRSATVGMPVTETASAPFADGRWLFSHNGRVTGWPHSLAALAGALPVTDLMTLDAATDSALLWAVLRNRLRAGEPAAAAVADLVRTVAAAAPDSRLNLLLTDGTSIVATTWWHSLSVRHTGSSVIVASEPSDERDWQPVPDRHLVVATPSTLDTTPLEDLR encoded by the coding sequence GTGTGCCGCCATCTGGCTTACCTTGGCCCCGCCATGCCCTTGGCCAACCTGGTGCTGACCCCGCCGCACTCGTTGCTGCGGCAGTCCTGGGCGCCCGCGGACATGCGCGGCGGCGGCACGGTCAACGCCGACGGCTACGGCGTCGGCTGGTACCCCACGCCCGGCGCGGACCCGGTCAGGCACCGCAGTGCTCGTCCACTGTGGACGGACACCTCGTTCGCCTCCTGGGCGGGCGCGGTGTCCTCGGGCGCGGTGCTGGCCGCGGTGCGCTCGGCCACCGTCGGCATGCCGGTGACCGAGACCGCCAGCGCCCCGTTCGCCGACGGGCGCTGGCTGTTCAGCCACAACGGCCGGGTCACCGGCTGGCCGCACTCGCTGGCCGCGCTGGCCGGGGCGCTGCCGGTGACCGACCTGATGACCCTGGACGCCGCGACCGACTCGGCCCTGCTGTGGGCTGTGCTGCGCAACCGGCTGCGCGCGGGCGAACCCGCCGCAGCCGCGGTCGCCGACCTGGTCCGGACGGTGGCGGCGGCCGCCCCGGACTCCAGGCTCAACCTCCTGCTGACCGACGGCACGAGCATCGTGGCCACCACCTGGTGGCACTCGTTGTCCGTGCGCCACACGGGAAGTTCCGTGATCGTCGCCTCGGAACCCTCTGATGAGCGCGACTGGCAGCCGGTCCCGGACCGGCACCTGGTGGTAGCCACTCCGTCCACTCTGGACACGACTCCCCTAGAGGATCTTCGATGA
- the egtA gene encoding ergothioneine biosynthesis glutamate--cysteine ligase EgtA translates to MSSDTTTFAEPQAQPLHDRAEAEAYVASVCFKTGPPALVGVELEWTVHHADHPRRPLTTDTLRNALGTHAPPLLAPDSPHHPLPNGSLITVEPGGQVEISTQPAPSLAGLLPVATADIAYLVELLRSAGLRLGKHGIDAHRLPNRLLQVPRYAAMESAFNRRGPDGRTMMCSTAGLQVCVDAGEPGRVATRWATAHALGPLMLAAFANSAEFAGRRTGWASARMRALFGTDPNRTRAGEVSEDPGGDWARRVMDTPLICLRRPGTCWDAPPGLTFGAWADGALDRRPTTDDLDYHLTTMFPPVRPRGYLEIRYLDTQPTGEWVVPVALLLALFHRESTVDSALDAVSAAADRWHEAARHGLTDPVLAMVAPQVFDLALRALPELGLPAATAALVEETVGYLLAGRAPVGAAEELA, encoded by the coding sequence CTGTCGTCCGATACAACAACGTTCGCCGAACCGCAAGCCCAACCGCTCCACGACCGAGCGGAGGCAGAGGCATATGTCGCTTCTGTCTGCTTCAAAACCGGCCCACCCGCCCTCGTCGGCGTCGAGCTGGAATGGACCGTGCACCACGCGGACCACCCTCGCCGCCCACTCACCACGGACACGCTCCGTAACGCTCTGGGCACCCACGCGCCGCCCCTCCTGGCGCCGGACAGCCCGCACCACCCGCTCCCGAACGGCTCCCTGATCACCGTGGAACCCGGTGGCCAGGTCGAGATCTCCACCCAACCGGCGCCGAGCCTGGCGGGCCTGCTGCCCGTGGCCACCGCCGACATCGCCTACCTCGTCGAACTGCTCCGCTCGGCCGGTCTCCGGCTGGGCAAGCACGGCATCGACGCGCACCGGCTACCGAACCGCCTGCTCCAGGTCCCGCGCTACGCGGCGATGGAGTCCGCGTTCAACCGGCGTGGCCCGGACGGCCGGACCATGATGTGCAGCACCGCAGGTCTCCAGGTGTGCGTGGACGCGGGTGAACCCGGCCGGGTCGCCACCCGCTGGGCCACCGCACACGCGCTGGGGCCGCTGATGCTGGCGGCCTTCGCCAACTCCGCCGAGTTCGCCGGGCGGCGCACCGGCTGGGCCTCGGCCCGGATGCGTGCCCTGTTCGGCACCGACCCCAACCGCACCCGCGCCGGCGAGGTCAGTGAGGACCCCGGCGGCGACTGGGCGCGGCGGGTGATGGACACGCCGCTGATCTGCCTGCGGCGCCCGGGAACCTGCTGGGACGCCCCGCCGGGCCTGACCTTCGGCGCGTGGGCCGACGGCGCGCTGGACCGCCGTCCGACCACCGACGACCTGGACTACCACCTCACCACCATGTTCCCGCCGGTCCGCCCGCGCGGGTATCTCGAGATCCGCTACCTGGACACCCAGCCGACCGGCGAATGGGTGGTCCCGGTGGCGCTGCTGCTCGCCCTGTTCCACCGCGAGTCCACAGTGGACAGTGCGCTGGACGCGGTCAGCGCGGCCGCCGACCGCTGGCACGAGGCGGCACGGCACGGGCTGACCGATCCGGTGCTGGCCATGGTGGCGCCACAGGTCTTCGACCTGGCGCTGCGCGCGTTGCCCGAGCTCGGGCTGCCAGCCGCCACCGCGGCGCTGGTCGAGGAGACAGTGGGGTACCTGTTGGCCGGCCGTGCTCCGGTCGGCGCGGCCGAGGAGCTGGCATGA